AGCTCCCTGCATGGCTGGTCTCAGAGCAGCACAGTAGGGGGGTTACTGGGCTCCCACAGCtcagcccctccctgctgctccacGCACTTTCTTTCACTGGGATCTTTGTGGCTCTCTcttgttcccttgcagcaggTCTCTGATCTCCCAGACCACTCTCTACAGCACCCGTCTCTGGTGCTGCCAGCGCTGCTCAGCCTCACTGCCCCATCCTCTCCACCTAGTTGGGTGGGATAAAAGCAGGTAcacagcccctgagctccccccgtCTCTGGAACCAAAGTCAGGGGAGCTCTCCCCCCGTGTGCTAGGAGGGTGGGTGTTTACTGCGGGGGGCTTATTCCCTGGCAAGTCTGCATCAGGACCAGGCCCAATCTGGCCACAACCAATGGCTATCGGGAGCGTCCCCGTTGCTGAACAGCTGCCTGCTTCATTTTTCATGTCAGCTACAATAGGAATTGGGTTGAATTTATAAACGGGGGCATTGTTCCCCCTGCATTTAGAAACATGGTTCTCTTATGGAGAGGAGGGGAGTGAAATTAGAACACGAGATATTCCCCACCATAGCAGCTCTCTGGCCAGTGCTGTGCTCATTGCAGGGGACTGTGGAGTTTCTACTAGCTCCGTGCTTAAAATCGATAGGAGGGCTAGTTAACACTACTGCCTCTGATGTCAGCACCTCCATCAGCTGACTGCCCGTAGCTATGAGACCACACAGTAATGCGAGCTTCTTGTTACTTGTAAACAAGCATACACCATGTATTGAATTTGAGCTTATTATCTTAATTAACCTGCAGTTGGAAAACCAGTGGAAACATTTCACCACAAGGTAAAATGACATTGAAGATTTTCTGTCAATTATGTGTTAGGAGTTGTGTGGCTGGCTAATAATAAGGTCTCACAGGTGTCTAGTAACCTTTACCGCTGATTGTAGAGAGTGCTTTCAGGTAGGTATTGTTCTTGATGTGGTTCTTGCGATTATCGTAGctttttttgtatttataatTTACAGCAGAAAGCTGTTCAAATGATAAGATCACCTGAGATAAGCAAAGTAAAATTGCACTAAGctgtattaaaaacattttaacgGTATAGTACTTGGTAGATCACTATCAAAGACTGTCCGTCGCCACTGTAACGGTGTTACTAGAATAAAAcacttgggtttttttattgATTAACTTGATTGTCACTCAAGCTGGTTTCGTGTATTATGCACGATCATCAACCTGAGAGTCTGCACTGGGCAGAGGTAACAAGCTCATACTCCACaacgtttattttaaaaatgacatttctaaTCCCCTGTAAATTTCACTTTGCTATTCAGTTATTTAAGGCACATGTAGtactgttatttttttaaaaaaagggaaagggtTGATTCTGAATATTCTCTATTTAAAATAGAAGAttcaatagaaataaaataattgtaaCTGACTCCAAgagtaggatttttaaaatgatcacCTACAGCTGCATTCAAAACTAACCTTTGCACATACAGATTGGGTAGATGAACATCTGAACTGTCATGTGCAAATGCTTGCCTGTGTGCAACCAGTGTATGCAAAATTAGTGAGTACAGTTTTGGAGGTGAGTTTGAGGTGTTCTGAAACCATGAGACAGGCAGCTGATGAATATTTCCCCCATTTATCTTAGCTAATTGTAAGGGTCTTAGTGCAAACTCTAACTTTAGCCACTTGCTGGAGCATTTCACTGCTATGCACTAGCATGATTTGCGTGGTTTGTGATGAGAAGATTAGGTGGAGTGGAAACCTGAGGCTGCAGAATTAAGCTGGAGCTCTTCTGAGCCTAGCTAGGGTTTTCCCACAAGCTTTTTGGCATGCTTGTGTCAGGTCAGGCTGGTCAGACTGCAGGAGCAGCTGTGAAATGTTTGATCTTTTCTGCTTCTAGACTTGTCTGTGAGTAGGAAGTGCAGCAGCACAAGAAAGTGAAAACTGATCAAGGGGAAATAGTACAAATTCAAAGGGTTTGTTGGGGTTAGTTTGAATTTTGAGTGGTGGAGCAAGTTGCCTTGTGTCATCTGAGCCATTTTGACTAATGAGGAGCTGACGGTAACatgctgggccaaattcactaCTGGTGTAAATGTGTACTGACCTCAATGGCGTGCTTCAGACCCCCAAACACTTCATTATGCCACATACCAGAGCCATGCCTGCAATAGGGGGCACTCTTACCGCTCTGGCACTTCCTAGTGGTCCATCTGAGGATTAGCTCGCCACATGCTCTGACACCCCTTCCTGTGGTTGCTCGTCCCGCCACTCTCTCCTCTCGGTGGCTTAACCCTCTCGTCAAGTCACAATCAAGACCCCCACATCCTGGGATGTTATCCATCTGGGATCCTTTCCCAGCAGCTCAGgtctttcctctcccagcctttACTGCTCCCTCCTTGGACTGCTCCACACATGCCTGGGACAGGCTCTTGCACTTCCCCCTTATACCAGGGAGTGTGTCTGCAGCTTCCTCACTGCGGCCCCCCTGCTGCCAGCTCCTGGCTTTATAGacattcctcctttcccccccagcccaggtgagcTTCATCCCCAGTTCAGCCTCACTGTGTCCTAGCTCCCCTCGAGGCGCAGCCTGCAGCTAACTGGCCTCTCTTGCCTGTATTAGCCCCTCCAGAGCCAGTGTAGGGTGCACACCCCATCTCTGATTGTAGAAACAGCTTGCAGCAAAATTGGGGATAATGTCagagtgttgtgaggctaaattcattaatattccCCAGATTCTTTGAGGTGTTTGGATGGAAGGTGCAGGGTCAGTGCATTCTGTTCTTAGTTAATATTACTGTATTGTAGAGATAAATCTTGAattgtctctctcctgtgtgtagCCGAGAAGCCATGGAGCCTTTTTATCTGTATGACATCAGGGCTGTAACCTCCAACAAAACCATTGAGAGAATTATTTCACCCATGGCAGCTCAACTTTGTCATTTAATGATCGCAGCTGAGTGGGAAGGGGTGAATAACGAGCGCCTCGCTGATTTAGAAAAAGCTGCTGAAGAATTAGCCAAAGCTACCCAAGAACTTGCTTATGTTGCAAGAAGGTAACGCTGAGTTTTAAAGAGGGCAaaattaatttgtgtgtgtgtgtacatacatgtATTATAGGTGGAGCAGGCAGGGACACCTATAGACCACATTTCTCTTGTTGCTTTTTAATTTATCCGTCTGTTCCATGCATTCTGGTTCCCTTCGTTTTGATTTAAAGTGCCTCACACACTGGGATACGGGTGTTATAGGTTTTAATTTTTATCTGTGTCCATACTGTTGCTTAACTCTAGTCTGTTGCTTTTCTGGAAGATGTCTCTGATTTTTAACTCCTCTCCTGCAGTACAGCTGTAATTTCAGGCCCCTCCTTTACTAGCCACAGAGATACCTTCATGGTTGTTTGACCACACAGTGGAGGCCAGAGTAATAGAGTTAGTATGGGATGGGGTGCAGGCAAGTGTGGGGGGTTCCCCTCTTACTCGGATTGGGCAGAAGATCCATTCTACCCGCAACCACACACTCATGTGACCGTCTTACATGCGGCTGCTGTTTAAAAACCAGAACATTTAATTAAGGGAAAGCACAACCCCGCCCCCTCCTTCCCTGATCTACATCTGCTTACCCTCCATGGAGTTCTGTTCATTTAGGAGCTGGTTGTATCCTGTGCCTGTTCAGGTCGTCTGGCTCCTCCCTGGAGTCAGCATTCCCAGACCCATGCTGGTGCTGGCTTATGGTGATGCGTTTCACTAAAGGCATGTGTGTGACCTTGTGTACCTGAGATCAGCATTCTTCCGCCAGAGTGGCTCATGAGTACAACGATGAGCTGCTGGCTGGGGAGATGCTGCCTGCTGCCGAATCGCTCCTCACATCTGGGAAGAGCATCTTACTGGTGGCCCAGAAACTTCATATTCAGCCAGACGTTCAGAGTCATCAGGAGGAACTGATTGATTCAGCAGAGAGAGTCTTAATGGAGACTGTAAAGGTGAGTGTAATACAGCTGTGTTATTTGCTGTAACTCCTCCTCCAGTAACTCTTCATTCCCTCCCAGCAGTTCTGCCTTCTCAGGGGAGGAGATCTGCACAGTGGCTAATTCCCTAGGCCCCTGTTTCCCAGAGTGGGGAGTGTGTGGAGGACGAGGTCATGGTGGGGAATAAAGATCAGCTGCTGGACAAGTTTTCCCTGCCCGCCCAGGAGCGTCGGTAGGGTTGCAAACCTCCAGGATTGgcttggagtctccaggaattaaagattatgtggtgtgatgaaacctccaggaatatgtccagtcaaaattggcaaccctaagcgtcggagaaataataaataaagataGCCTCACGTGCTCTTGGGAGGCAAGGCACTGCTAGTACCCCCACGTTACACGTGGAtactgagagcttgtctacacagagtgAGAGTGTGGCAAAGGGTGCAGAGTGAAGCTCCAGTACATTAGCTGGCTGTGTGGATCCCACTACTGTGCACCAGAAGTTCTGCAATGGTGCTTATGACAGAATTTTTAGTGTGTGGAGCATGGCAGTCTAGTGCACTCTAGATGTACCGCCCCGCTGGCCACGCTCTAagcctcagtgtagacaagcccttaaattaCAAGCTCTTTGGAGGTGGGACTGTCCTGTTACATGAGTGTGCAGCACAACGGGGCTCTGACTTGCCACACACAAAGTATGTTGTAGCTCTTATATCGTCCTTTTCATCTGCAAACCCCAGAGCACTCTACAAAAGAAGGCCCGTGTTGGTACCTCCATTCTACAGCTGAGCCAATGAGGTGAAGTGATTCGCCCACGGTTCCACAGCAGGTCAGGGATAGGTCTTGATCCAGTGTGCTAGCCCCTCAGCTACGCTGTACCCCGCCCCCAGCCAGAACTAAGAGCAAAATTTGGTGCCCAGTTGCTTGGGGGTTTAGGGCCACCCTATGAGCAGTAATACAGTTTGAATCATCTCATTGCTTTTAACCTTTTTTCCCCAAACCAACTGAAAATAAGAGAACTTTGCTCCACGTCTCTCTGGATAAAGAGGTATAAAAGCCAAGGAAGAGAAGTAGTTTGGGGTCGTGGTTCAGGCATGACTCTGGGAGTTAGGAGATATctggtgtgaccttggacaagtcacttaacctctctgtgccccaaTTTCCTCATGTGTAAAATGCGGTTAGTAACGCTCCCCTCGCTTTCAATAGCGTGGAGAAGCTGTGACCATCACTGCTCATGAAGTGCTGAGATACTCTGTGGGTGTTTTTGTAATGTCATGAGAATTCTGTACCCTCGGGTTTCAGCACGATCGATCCGGTATCGCTCACCAGCAgaacttttattttcaaattccCCATGACAGATGTTGTCAATGcacacagacattttaaaaacaaagccaaCAAGTTGAAAATGACAAGTATGGTCGTAGCAAAAAGAACAACACAGGTCTTGGGAAATGTTCAGTGGTTCCTTTTTTGTGACCTTTGTTCTGATTTATCAACTAGATCCTCCAGCTTGAAGATGATGCTGTAGTGACGAGGATTATCCAGGCCGCTCATTGGCTTCGGGATTGCCTGACCACACTTGAGTTCGCAGGAGACGTAccagctctgctggctgcttTCCGTGACTTTTCAGAGTCCTTGCTCCTGCTGAACAATTTGACAGAAAGACGCATCCAAGAGCTCAGAGATTCTCCTCCTCAGAAGTATTTGGCCCAGACGCTGCAGATCCTTAGGAAGTGTGTCCCGATGTTGCATGCTGCAAAACACAGTCACTTGAAGCACCCCCAGGACCAGCATGTGAATGGTTCCAAAAACTACATTTTCAATCTGATGGATAGCACCATAAAGGAACTGATTTCCTTACTGACAAACACCACCAGAAACAAGGAACTACTGGAGAGAAATGGACTCTTTTCCCAGCACATGAGCCAGCTGCTGGGCCTCCTGTCCAACACAAACCCTGCTCACCTAGCTGAGGGCGAATTCAGTTTTCTTGTGGAAACACTGGTCTTCCACTGCATGCTTTTAGCTAACTCATCCAGGCCAAGTATTAAGTTGCAGTTGATAAAGCACTGCCATCATCTCCTAATGCTCAGGAAAAGCATTTCCAACCATGGAAGCATAATGGAGGAATTGCCAGCACAAAGCCAACTAGAATGCAACCTAGAAGAGAAACGTCATGCGATGAGAGTTGAGGTGGAGATTCTTGATCAAACAGTGCTCACTGCTGTTTTGTGTCAGATTCTGGACactttcacagacattaacgaaCCCCTGAGAAGGTTAATGGAGGCTGCACTGGAACCTACTACTGGGCAATATTCTCCTGCAGGAGAGGATGGATTTCTAAGAAAACTTCAGCCCCTTATTACTGCCTTCTTCGGTCATGCTCATCAGATGCTCAAAGTGGCAAATTTTGTTCTGGCCAGCTGCACCAACGTCAAAATCATTAAAGAAATTGAAGATCGTGTAAACTGTTTAAATAGACTCCTTGCCACGATGCCTCTACTCCTTACAGAAATGAGCAAAGATCCTAATAAGATTCACATCCAGGAACAACTACAAACCTTCTATCAAAGATGGGCTTGGACAACAGAAAGCTTGTTAGCATGTGTTGATGAAACAATCAGCTTGCCTGAATTCCTTGATCTGTCTATTCAGGAAATGGCCGATCACAGAGAGTGTTGTGAACAAGAACTAGAGAGTCAGAACTCTGGAAGGTTTTCATGGCATGCCACTCATATGACCAGCCGAGCGGCTCGCGTGATCCAAGTTACTAACAGATTTGTGGATAAAGTCAGAGATCCTATTTTCAAGAACGGTTTGTTAGTTTTAGTTAAGCAATTGGAAATCTCCATTCTGGAAGTGAAAACTGCTACTAGCCACTGTTTAGGAGGCATCTCTTTTCTACAATCTAGAAATGCATTTTCAAAGAGAGTAAAGCATCTGATGGACTCCACTCGAAATGTCAGAGAGGGACTGCATGAGTCTAACCATCCAGATATTCTCAGTCCACTTCGGGAACAAATTCGGAGCCTTGACATTCCAAAAGAGCTGGGATACTTTTCAGCCCAGGACCATATAGAGCTCAGACCACCAGATGACATAAAACAAAGCACTACTGACAATACCGAATTAGTGGAAGAATTTTTAAGCGAACGGCTTCCAtcagccacctctcctcttgaGAAGCTTCCAAGAGCAGGTAACTTACACCCGGGAAGAGTGGATGTACATCCTGTGATCAATGAACTCATCACTGCAACAAAGAAACATGACATTACTGCTGTAAACACTGCTTGCTTTGGTTTACTTGAACTTTCCAACTGTTGTGTAGATGCAGCTCAGGAAGCCTTACCAATTGTCAAGTCACCACTGCTGGAAAAGCTGACCCACTACAGAAAGATAGTTCTATTAACACCATCTATTATTAGCTTAGCTAGGGAGATAGGTCCAAACCCAGTTTCCAGAGCAGATAGACTTCTTCCAACAGCTGTTTTGTTATCGGAGAAGATTTGTGAAACTAACCAATGCCTGGTGGCTGTGGCAGGCTCTTGGTACAGTCTAGTCCAGCAGTTATTCTGCACAGTAGCTCCAGCTGACTTTCTGAAGAGCAAACAAACTTTGGATGAGATAATGCAGACTTTAGCAAGAGTTGTTCAGCTAGCGGCTGATGTTGCACGTACAGATTGTGAAGAGGAGCTCACTATAGTTCCTAAGATTCAGGAAAGGTTTGTACGGGTCCAAGCAAAATTCACAGGTGCTCAGACTAATACAAAGCGTTTACTTGAAAAGGCCTTGTCTTCTGATTGCTTCCATTCTCACCAGGACCATCTCGAGGGGATCTGCCTTCTCTGGTCTGTCAGCATACAGGTGCTCCTGAGTGCTGTGGATCAGCTCATAGGACGAGATGTTTTGTTCTTAGGTGAATTAAGGAATACAATGAAGCACAAGCTTTGCTTGCAGGATGTCCTGGCAGCTGTATCCGAGAGCTCTTTGAGAATACAGGAGGCAGCCCGACTGTCCTATCTCGCCTGTGCTGAACGCAGTGTGCAGTGTGACATCCTAGCGCTCCGGGAGGAGGTAAAGGTACTAACTGAAGCTCTCCTGCAAGTGGCGGATGTTCTGTCTGTCTCCCCAGTGCCTGCTACAAACTTGTCCATTCGTGCTGAGCTGCTCCAACGAGAACTTGCTGTTAGAGTGAAAGCACTTCTGCTCCTCCTGACCAGTACCAATCAGGAGTACACAAGAGTCATCCAAAACATCCTCAGACTGGCCTGGCCTCCTGCGCGTGCCCAGGGAGGTGATAGAGGGATGCTTAAACAGGCAGGTCAGATAATGGCAAATGTCCAGCTGGTCAAAACTATCATAGAAGACACTTTGGAGAACACAGCTCATCTAAAAATGCGGGAAAGCCTGCTCTCCCTGACAGACCACCTTCTCCTCCTTACTGCTGAGCTGCTAGGAAGAGCTGGTGAGCAGCTTCAAAGCCACCAGGACAA
This genomic window from Eretmochelys imbricata isolate rEreImb1 chromosome 3, rEreImb1.hap1, whole genome shotgun sequence contains:
- the LOC144263305 gene encoding uncharacterized protein LOC144263305 isoform X6 — protein: MRPHSNASFLLLVNKHTPCIEFELIILINLQLENQWKHFTTSREAMEPFYLYDIRAVTSNKTIERIISPMAAQLCHLMIAAEWEGVNNERLADLEKAAEELAKATQELAYVARRVAHEYNDELLAGEMLPAAESLLTSGKSILLVAQKLHIQPDVQSHQEELIDSAERVLMETVKILQLEDDAVVTRIIQAAHWLRDCLTTLEFAGDVPALLAAFRDFSESLLLLNNLTERRIQELRDSPPQKYLAQTLQILRKCVPMLHAAKHSHLKHPQDQHVNGSKNYIFNLMDSTIKELISLLTNTTRNKELLERNGLFSQHMSQLLGLLSNTNPAHLAEGEFSFLVETLVFHCMLLANSSRPSIKLQLIKHCHHLLMLRKSISNHGSIMEELPAQSQLECNLEEKRHAMRVEVEILDQTVLTAVLCQILDTFTDINEPLRRLMEAALEPTTGQYSPAGEDGFLRKLQPLITAFFGHAHQMLKVANFVLASCTNVKIIKEIEDRVNCLNRLLATMPLLLTEMSKDPNKIHIQEQLQTFYQRWAWTTESLLACVDETISLPEFLDLSIQEMADHRECCEQELESQNSGRFSWHATHMTSRAARVIQVTNRFVDKVRDPIFKNGLLVLVKQLEISILEVKTATSHCLGGISFLQSRNAFSKRVKHLMDSTRNVREGLHESNHPDILSPLREQIRSLDIPKELGYFSAQDHIELRPPDDIKQSTTDNTELVEEFLSERLPSATSPLEKLPRAGNLHPGRVDVHPVINELITATKKHDITAVNTACFGLLELSNCCVDAAQEALPIVKSPLLEKLTHYRKIVLLTPSIISLAREIGPNPVSRADRLLPTAVLLSEKICETNQCLVAVAGSWYSLVQQLFCTVAPADFLKSKQTLDEIMQTLARVVQLAADVARTDCEEELTIVPKIQERFVRVQAKFTGAQTNTKRLLEKALSSDCFHSHQDHLEGICLLWSVSIQVLLSAVDQLIGRDVLFLGELRNTMKHKLCLQDVLAAVSESSLRIQEAARLSYLACAERSVQCDILALREEVKVLTEALLQVADVLSVSPVPATNLSIRAELLQRELAVRVKALLLLLTSTNQEYTRVIQNILRLAWPPARAQGGDRGMLKQAGQIMANVQLVKTIIEDTLENTAHLKMRESLLSLTDHLLLLTAELLGRAGEQLQSHQDKELVQLDYIAWEWSANAHYVVTQLQSVKDIDKAALELVKQCLRNSKSHAVANQCHGKTELSPAKIPSTKHQNHTHQATSADPWPTMSESKGLAARDAFEIMGLRKPDPDSEEAEAAAFCMQWKKKLLRHRVKEALNPDRDEFGLRRARAGREPTLTAMVQEPLSQN
- the LOC144263305 gene encoding uncharacterized protein LOC144263305 isoform X4 codes for the protein MRPHSNASFLLLVNKHTPCIEFELIILINLQLENQWKHFTTSREAMEPFYLYDIRAVTSNKTIERIISPMAAQLCHLMIAAEWEGVNNERLADLEKAAEELAKATQELAYVARRVAHEYNDELLAGEMLPAAESLLTSGKSILLVAQKLHIQPDVQSHQEELIDSAERVLMETVKILQLEDDAVVTRIIQAAHWLRDCLTTLEFAGDVPALLAAFRDFSESLLLLNNLTERRIQELRDSPPQKYLAQTLQILRKCVPMLHAAKHSHLKHPQDQHVNGSKNYIFNLMDSTIKELISLLTNTTRNKELLERNGLFSQHMSQLLGLLSNTNPAHLAEGEFSFLVETLVFHCMLLANSSRPSIKLQLIKHCHHLLMLRKSISNHGSIMEELPAQSQLECNLEEKRHAMRVEVEILDQTVLTAVLCQILDTFTDINEPLRRLMEAALEPTTGQYSPAGEDGFLRKLQPLITAFFGHAHQMLKVANFVLASCTNVKIIKEIEDRVNCLNRLLATMPLLLTEMSKDPNKIHIQEQLQTFYQRWAWTTESLLACVDETISLPEFLDLSIQEMADHRECCEQELESQNSGRFSWHATHMTSRAARVIQVTNRFVDKVRDPIFKNGLLVLVKQLEISILEVKTATSHCLGGISFLQSRNAFSKRVKHLMDSTRNVREGLHESNHPDILSPLREQIRSLDIPKELGYFSAQDHIELRPPDDIKQSTTDNTELVEEFLSERLPSATSPLEKLPRAGNLHPGRVDVHPVINELITATKKHDITAVNTACFGLLELSNCCVDAAQEALPIVKSPLLEKLTHYRKIVLLTPSIISLAREIGPNPVSRADRLLPTAVLLSEKICETNQCLVAVAGSWYSLVQQLFCTVAPADFLKSKQTLDEIMQTLARVVQLAADVARTDCEEELTIVPKIQERFVRVQAKFTGAQTNTKRLLEKALSSDCFHSHQDHLEGICLLWSVSIQVLLSAVDQLIGRDVLFLGELRNTMKHKLCLQDVLAAVSESSLRIQEAARLSYLACAERSVQCDILALREEVKVLTEALLQVADVLSVSPVPATNLSIRAELLQRELAVRVKALLLLLTSTNQEYTRVIQNILRLAWPPARAQGGDRGMLKQAGQIMANVQLVKTIIEDTLENTAHLKMRESLLSLTDHLLLLTAELLGRAGEQLQSHQDKELVQLDYIAWEWSANAHYVVTQLQSVKDIDKAALELVKQCLRNSKSHAVANQCHGKTELSPAKIPSTKHQNHTHQATSADPWPTMSESKGLAARDAFEIMLLSDSPNDSHSTSSEQGKGAAPAALPEDAGQWQDDSNKMPQVTKEMATGMSHMARFLKRKGPITGLRKPDPDSEEAEAAAFCMQWKKKLLRHRVKEALNPDRDEFGLRRARAGREPTLTAMVQEPLSQN
- the LOC144263305 gene encoding uncharacterized protein LOC144263305 isoform X1, translating into MRPHSNASFLLLVNKHTPCIEFELIILINLQLENQWKHFTTSREAMEPFYLYDIRAVTSNKTIERIISPMAAQLCHLMIAAEWEGVNNERLADLEKAAEELAKATQELAYVARRVAHEYNDELLAGEMLPAAESLLTSGKSILLVAQKLHIQPDVQSHQEELIDSAERVLMETVKILQLEDDAVVTRIIQAAHWLRDCLTTLEFAGDVPALLAAFRDFSESLLLLNNLTERRIQELRDSPPQKYLAQTLQILRKCVPMLHAAKHSHLKHPQDQHVNGSKNYIFNLMDSTIKELISLLTNTTRNKELLERNGLFSQHMSQLLGLLSNTNPAHLAEGEFSFLVETLVFHCMLLANSSRPSIKLQLIKHCHHLLMLRKSISNHGSIMEELPAQSQLECNLEEKRHAMRVEVEILDQTVLTAVLCQILDTFTDINEPLRRLMEAALEPTTGQYSPAGEDGFLRKLQPLITAFFGHAHQMLKVANFVLASCTNVKIIKEIEDRVNCLNRLLATMPLLLTEMSKDPNKIHIQEQLQTFYQRWAWTTESLLACVDETISLPEFLDLSIQEMADHRECCEQELESQNSGRFSWHATHMTSRAARVIQVTNRFVDKVRDPIFKNGLLVLVKQLEISILEVKTATSHCLGGISFLQSRNAFSKRVKHLMDSTRNVREGLHESNHPDILSPLREQIRSLDIPKELGYFSAQDHIELRPPDDIKQSTTDNTELVEEFLSERLPSATSPLEKLPRAGNLHPGRVDVHPVINELITATKKHDITAVNTACFGLLELSNCCVDAAQEALPIVKSPLLEKLTHYRKIVLLTPSIISLAREIGPNPVSRADRLLPTAVLLSEKICETNQCLVAVAGSWYSLVQQLFCTVAPADFLKSKQTLDEIMQTLARVVQLAADVARTDCEEELTIVPKIQERFVRVQAKFTGAQTNTKRLLEKALSSDCFHSHQDHLEGICLLWSVSIQVLLSAVDQLIGRDVLFLGELRNTMKHKLCLQDVLAAVSESSLRIQEAARLSYLACAERSVQCDILALREEVKVLTEALLQVADVLSVSPVPATNLSIRAELLQRELAVRVKALLLLLTSTNQEYTRVIQNILRLAWPPARAQGGDRGMLKQAGQIMANVQLVKTIIEDTLENTAHLKMRESLLSLTDHLLLLTAELLGRAGEQLQSHQDKELVQLDYIAWEWSANAHYVVTQLQSVKDIDKAALELVKQCLRNSKSHAVANQCHGKTELSPAKIPSTKHQNHTHQATSADPWPTMSESKGLAARDAFEIMLLSDSPNDSHSTSSEQGKGAAPAALPEDAGQWQDDSNKMPQVTKEMATGMSHMARFLKRKGPITTKEQLIACASQMASNGQVFVRFGHLIAKNCLDERCATELLCVTEQIQTISNQLRIISRVKAATAGSKCSAELLVNNAQNLFQVVLQSLKAAETACVKGLRKPDPDSEEAEAAAFCMQWKKKLLRHRVKEALNPDRDEFGLRRARAGREPTLTAMVQEPLSQN
- the LOC144263305 gene encoding uncharacterized protein LOC144263305 isoform X7 encodes the protein MRPHSNASFLLLVNKHTPCIEFELIILINLQLENQWKHFTTSREAMEPFYLYDIRAVTSNKTIERIISPMAAQLCHLMIAAEWEGVNNERLADLEKAAEELAKATQELAYVARRVAHEYNDELLAGEMLPAAESLLTSGKSILLVAQKLHIQPDVQSHQEELIDSAERVLMETVKILQLEDDAVVTRIIQAAHWLRDCLTTLEFAGDVPALLAAFRDFSESLLLLNNLTERRIQELRDSPPQKYLAQTLQILRKCVPMLHAAKHSHLKHPQDQHVNGSKNYIFNLMDSTIKELISLLTNTTRNKELLERNGLFSQHMSQLLGLLSNTNPAHLAEGEFSFLVETLVFHCMLLANSSRPSIKLQLIKHCHHLLMLRKSISNHGSIMEELPAQSQLECNLEEKRHAMRVEVEILDQTVLTAVLCQILDTFTDINEPLRRLMEAALEPTTGQYSPAGEDGFLRKLQPLITAFFGHAHQMLKVANFVLASCTNVKIIKEIEDRVNCLNRLLATMPLLLTEMSKDPNKIHIQEQLQTFYQRWAWTTESLLACVDETISLPEFLDLSIQEMADHRECCEQELESQNSGRFSWHATHMTSRAARVIQVTNRFVDKVRDPIFKNGLLVLVKQLEISILEVKTATSHCLGGISFLQSRNAFSKRVKHLMDSTRNVREGLHESNHPDILSPLREQIRSLDIPKELGYFSAQDHIELRPPDDIKQSTTDNTELVEEFLSERLPSATSPLEKLPRAGNLHPGRVDVHPVINELITATKKHDITAVNTACFGLLELSNCCVDAAQEALPIVKSPLLEKLTHYRKIVLLTPSIISLAREIGPNPVSRADRLLPTAVLLSEKICETNQCLVAVAGSWYSLVQQLFCTVAPADFLKSKQTLDEIMQTLARVVQLAADVARTDCEEELTIVPKIQERFVRVQAKFTGAQTNTKRLLEKALSSDCFHSHQDHLEGICLLWSVSIQVLLSAVDQLIGRDVLFLGELRNTMKHKLCLQDVLAAVSESSLRIQEAARLSYLACAERSVQCDILALREEVKVLTEALLQVADVLSVSPVPATNLSIRAELLQRELAVRVKALLLLLTSTNQEYTRVIQNILRLAWPPARAQGGDRGMLKQAGQIMANVQLVKTIIEDTLENTAHLKMRESLLSLTDHLLLLTAELLGRAGEQLQSHQDKELVQLDYIAWEWSANAHYVVTQLQSVKDIDKAALELVKQCLRNSKSHAVANQCHGKTELSPAKIPSTKHQNHTHQATSADPWPTMSESKGLAARDAFEIMLLSDSPNDSHSTSSEQDQRAAHCLC